A genomic stretch from Nitrospira sp. includes:
- a CDS encoding ubiquinol-cytochrome c reductase iron-sulfur subunit — translation MSHSGGTATSGGKGFSTPVGSRRTFFHWITLAAAGFVGLGLSIPLLSTLVSPAFQRRHRDWVDVGPVDELSSGHPKQLDHVTTVRDGWLATTAHKAVWAVKQAQGDIKVFSPICTHLGCGYRWDETDKKFLCPCHGSAYDVNGQVVGGPAPRPLDVLPSKVEGGRLLVMYKEFKSGLGESVEL, via the coding sequence GTGAGTCATTCAGGTGGAACCGCGACCAGTGGCGGGAAAGGCTTTTCAACGCCTGTTGGATCGCGACGAACGTTTTTTCATTGGATCACGCTGGCGGCAGCCGGATTCGTCGGCCTCGGGCTTTCGATTCCTTTGCTCAGTACGCTGGTCTCCCCGGCGTTTCAGCGGCGCCATCGCGACTGGGTCGATGTCGGGCCGGTCGATGAACTGTCTTCAGGCCATCCGAAGCAATTGGACCATGTCACGACGGTCCGTGACGGCTGGCTGGCGACCACTGCTCACAAGGCGGTGTGGGCGGTCAAGCAAGCGCAGGGCGACATCAAGGTGTTTTCGCCGATCTGTACGCACCTGGGCTGCGGCTATCGTTGGGATGAAACGGACAAAAAATTTCTCTGTCCCTGCCACGGAAGTGCCTATGACGTGAACGGGCAAGTCGTAGGTGGGCCCGCTCCGCGTCCCCTCGATGTCCTTCCTTCAAAGGTGGAAGGGGGGCGGCTTCTGGTGATGTATAAGGAATTCAAGTCAGGGTTGGGAGAAAGTGTTGAGCTGTGA
- a CDS encoding DUF2892 domain-containing protein yields the protein MACNVGGIERPIRIILGVLLIGIGAFAGLPPIGTGVILAVGTIALATGTIGYCPVWTLFGVNTCHLEAAKKS from the coding sequence ATGGCATGCAACGTGGGCGGAATCGAGCGGCCGATTCGGATCATTCTGGGAGTGCTGTTGATCGGCATCGGAGCCTTTGCGGGGCTTCCGCCTATCGGTACGGGGGTGATTCTGGCGGTAGGGACCATCGCATTGGCGACGGGAACGATCGGGTATTGTCCGGTGTGGACACTGTTCGGCGTCAACACCTGCCACCTTGAAGCGGCCAAAAAATCCTGA
- a CDS encoding cytochrome b N-terminal domain-containing protein, whose protein sequence is MSSRLYDWLDSRLNLKPVQRTLLDEPIPGGASWIYVFGSITLFLFLMQAATGMFLALYYAPTPDHAYDSVRFIETDITLGWFVRGLHHWGASSMVVAIGLHMLQTFLYGAYKAPREVMWMVGVLLFLLVMTFAFTGYLLPWDQTAYWATQIGINMVGTVPLIGDVASRILRGGEILGALTLSRFFAIHVLFLPAILITGIAVHLFVLRRVGPAGPWTDDRASLGAETFAPRQVYMDAVVIACVFLVVAILAFTIPLPLTDKANPSDTSFVPVPEWYFLFYYELLKYVHGPLEPVATWVLPLCVILVMLFWPFIDRNPVRNPIRRPVALGGGLLFLLVVFGLLGVSIKNLYAVPRTDPSVARGKTVYAQLGCVGCHRIHGEGGAVAPDLSTIGDMRPDRTWHLKHFRDPQSVSPGSFMPKFPLTEQQLNDLTSYMLSLTRTT, encoded by the coding sequence ATGTCTTCTCGCCTGTACGATTGGCTCGACAGCCGTCTGAATCTCAAGCCAGTCCAGCGCACGTTGCTCGATGAGCCTATCCCCGGCGGGGCCAGTTGGATTTACGTCTTCGGCTCCATCACGCTGTTCCTGTTCCTCATGCAGGCCGCTACGGGCATGTTTCTCGCGCTCTATTATGCGCCCACCCCCGACCATGCGTACGACAGCGTTCGATTTATCGAAACCGACATTACCTTGGGATGGTTCGTGCGAGGCCTGCACCATTGGGGTGCCTCGTCGATGGTCGTCGCGATCGGGCTTCACATGCTTCAGACGTTTCTGTATGGCGCCTACAAAGCCCCGCGCGAAGTGATGTGGATGGTCGGGGTGCTGCTGTTTCTGCTCGTGATGACCTTTGCCTTCACCGGCTATCTCCTGCCCTGGGATCAAACGGCCTATTGGGCGACTCAAATCGGGATCAATATGGTGGGCACGGTCCCGCTCATCGGAGATGTGGCCTCTCGCATCCTGCGCGGCGGTGAAATTCTTGGCGCCCTGACACTCTCACGATTTTTTGCGATTCATGTGTTGTTTCTACCTGCGATCCTCATCACGGGGATTGCCGTGCACCTGTTCGTCCTGCGGCGAGTGGGGCCGGCAGGACCCTGGACCGACGACCGGGCGTCATTGGGCGCCGAAACGTTTGCTCCGCGGCAGGTCTACATGGATGCCGTCGTCATTGCCTGTGTATTTCTGGTCGTGGCGATCCTCGCGTTCACCATCCCTCTGCCCTTGACGGATAAGGCCAATCCGTCCGATACGAGCTTCGTGCCGGTTCCAGAATGGTATTTTCTCTTCTATTACGAATTGCTCAAGTACGTACATGGACCGCTTGAACCGGTGGCGACTTGGGTGCTGCCGCTTTGCGTGATCCTGGTCATGTTGTTCTGGCCGTTTATCGATCGCAACCCCGTGCGAAATCCTATTCGGCGGCCCGTCGCGCTTGGTGGCGGCCTGCTGTTCCTCCTCGTCGTGTTCGGGCTGCTGGGTGTTTCGATCAAAAATCTCTATGCGGTGCCGAGAACCGACCCCTCCGTGGCCAGAGGGAAGACGGTGTATGCGCAGCTCGGCTGTGTCGGCTGTCATCGGATCCATGGGGAAGGCGGTGCCGTGGCGCCGGATCTGTCGACCATTGGGGACATGAGGCCGGATCGTACCTGGCACCTCAAGCATTTTCGTGACCCTCAATCCGTGTCGCCGGGTTCGTTTATGCCGAAATTCCCTCTCACCGAGCAGCAGCTGAATGACCTGACGAGTTATATGTTGAGCTTAACGCGCACGACGTAG
- a CDS encoding OsmC family protein, producing MKLSVAYQGGTRYDILSDRHRVVTDQPVDGGGADAGMTPVELFVGSVASCVGYFVGEFCARHDISREGLRVEAEWAMAEGPHRVGQIQLSIRIPHRITPELKERLLKVAHGCTVHQSVVVPTGIAIELNPHIHMTTPT from the coding sequence ATGAAGCTCAGCGTGGCCTATCAAGGTGGAACGCGTTACGACATCCTCAGCGATCGCCACCGAGTCGTGACTGATCAACCGGTGGACGGCGGCGGGGCGGATGCAGGCATGACGCCGGTGGAATTGTTTGTCGGCTCCGTGGCGAGTTGCGTGGGCTACTTCGTAGGTGAGTTCTGCGCGCGACATGACATTTCCCGTGAGGGGCTGAGGGTTGAGGCGGAATGGGCCATGGCGGAGGGCCCTCATCGAGTCGGGCAGATTCAACTGTCGATCCGCATTCCTCACCGTATCACGCCGGAACTCAAAGAACGGTTGTTGAAAGTCGCCCACGGATGTACGGTGCATCAATCGGTGGTGGTGCCGACGGGCATTGCCATCGAGTTGAATCCGCACATCCACATGACGACGCCAACGTAG
- the ppk2 gene encoding polyphosphate kinase 2, translating to MLGDNDLDDDLEVIPTAVPLAGDGYETARDPGGAMAAGLIGEAGRILSEEDLRRVNTRRGLIQLIKSKSIDLEDVRKTLLYEQELRQLQVELVRLQRWVQADGQRIAILVEGRDAAGKGGTIRRFTEHLNPRAMRVVALPKPTDDERGQWYFQRYIRQLPNKGEIVFFDRSWYNRAVVEPVMGFCSKKEHQRFLQQVTEFEHMLYEDGVTIIKFWFSISKEEQAKRFEARRQNPLKQWKLSPVDEKAQEMWDSYTRYKEEMFGKTHTTFSPWIIVKANDKQAARLESLRYVLNLLPYKGKDEAQIRLTPDPNVITRFHRKMAELDF from the coding sequence GTGCTCGGAGACAACGATTTGGACGACGACCTGGAGGTGATTCCTACCGCCGTGCCGCTTGCAGGGGACGGCTATGAAACGGCACGTGATCCCGGCGGCGCCATGGCGGCGGGGCTTATCGGGGAAGCAGGACGGATCTTGAGCGAGGAGGACCTCCGCCGGGTCAATACGCGTCGGGGGCTCATTCAGCTGATCAAGAGCAAGAGCATCGATCTGGAAGACGTGCGCAAGACCCTGCTCTATGAGCAGGAGTTGCGGCAGTTACAGGTAGAGTTGGTGCGGTTGCAACGGTGGGTGCAGGCCGATGGTCAGCGCATTGCGATTCTCGTGGAAGGGCGCGATGCGGCCGGAAAGGGCGGCACAATCCGTCGGTTCACCGAACACCTGAACCCGCGAGCGATGCGGGTGGTGGCCCTGCCGAAGCCAACGGACGATGAGCGAGGGCAATGGTATTTTCAGCGCTACATCCGGCAATTGCCCAACAAAGGCGAAATCGTCTTCTTCGACCGGAGTTGGTACAACCGGGCGGTGGTGGAGCCGGTCATGGGATTCTGCAGCAAGAAGGAGCACCAGCGATTCCTGCAGCAGGTCACGGAATTCGAACACATGTTGTACGAAGACGGTGTCACCATCATCAAGTTCTGGTTCTCGATTTCCAAGGAGGAGCAGGCGAAGCGTTTTGAGGCGCGCCGGCAGAATCCGCTCAAACAGTGGAAGCTGAGCCCGGTCGATGAAAAGGCGCAGGAGATGTGGGATTCGTACACTCGATATAAGGAAGAGATGTTCGGCAAGACGCATACGACCTTCAGTCCTTGGATCATCGTGAAGGCGAACGACAAGCAGGCGGCTCGTTTGGAAAGTCTGCGGTATGTGCTGAATTTGCTGCCGTACAAGGGGAAGGACGAGGCGCAGATTCGACTCACGCCGGATCCCAATGTCATCACGCGGTTCCATCGGAAGATGGCCGAGCTGGATTTCTGA
- a CDS encoding YtxH domain-containing protein, producing the protein MADQSGNCSGVGVSIAFLSGAVLGAVAAILYAPRSGEETRTALRGYARRTEEEMLEKAREIRKDISETVDEAKQYLRETEATIAAALAAGKDAFKKERADRA; encoded by the coding sequence ATGGCCGATCAGAGTGGGAATTGTTCGGGGGTGGGGGTGTCGATCGCGTTTCTGAGTGGAGCCGTTCTCGGTGCGGTAGCAGCCATTCTCTATGCGCCCAGGTCCGGAGAAGAGACGCGTACGGCATTGCGTGGGTATGCGCGCCGCACGGAAGAGGAGATGTTGGAGAAGGCCCGGGAGATCCGAAAAGACATCTCCGAGACCGTGGATGAGGCCAAACAGTATCTGCGAGAGACGGAAGCGACGATTGCCGCTGCATTGGCGGCGGGGAAAGACGCATTCAAGAAGGAGCGGGCGGATCGAGCCTGA
- a CDS encoding CBS domain-containing protein — protein MPKVVKDGVPAGGFKTVGQIVGTNQILVNRNQNALEVAADLLTTHTPGAPVVDDAGQYVGFISEFDFLKALDSNVDLNQVTVERIMIRERIIVTANTSIDDAVRIMEEKHLLNLPVERDGTIVYTLTRHDLLRARIGLGLDIES, from the coding sequence ATGCCCAAGGTAGTGAAAGATGGAGTACCGGCAGGCGGTTTTAAGACCGTCGGACAAATCGTGGGGACGAACCAAATACTGGTGAATCGTAACCAAAATGCTCTGGAAGTTGCGGCCGATTTGCTGACGACTCATACGCCTGGAGCGCCTGTGGTCGATGACGCGGGACAATATGTCGGGTTCATCAGTGAATTCGATTTTCTGAAAGCGCTCGACTCGAATGTGGACCTTAATCAGGTGACGGTGGAACGGATTATGATCCGAGAGCGGATCATCGTGACGGCGAATACCTCGATCGATGACGCGGTTCGGATCATGGAAGAAAAGCATCTACTCAATCTTCCTGTCGAACGGGACGGCACCATCGTGTATACGCTGACCCGGCATGATTTGCTCCGTGCCCGAATTGGTCTTGGGTTGGACATCGAGAGCTAG
- a CDS encoding cytochrome c yields the protein MMQRSGGLGVVMLMLMVLGVIPLNVAESGQANPEAGKKLYATSCQNCHGPTGKGDSEMAAYLAPPPADLTAKPTQTKTDAQLRKIIMEGRSGTAMTGYAASLNEAQIADLLAYIRSLQP from the coding sequence ATGATGCAGAGAAGCGGTGGATTGGGCGTGGTGATGCTGATGCTGATGGTGCTGGGGGTGATTCCTCTCAATGTCGCAGAGTCCGGACAAGCGAACCCTGAAGCCGGGAAGAAGCTCTACGCGACAAGTTGCCAAAATTGCCATGGCCCGACGGGAAAGGGCGACAGCGAGATGGCCGCCTACCTGGCGCCGCCTCCTGCCGACCTGACGGCGAAGCCGACGCAGACAAAAACCGATGCGCAGTTGCGCAAGATCATCATGGAGGGGCGCTCGGGAACGGCCATGACCGGGTATGCCGCATCGCTGAACGAGGCGCAAATCGCAGACCTGCTGGCCTACATTCGATCGCTCCAGCCCTGA
- a CDS encoding c-type cytochrome, translating into MSRSRHGSFLVLLSLLSVMLGLVVITAAQEDERPSLPTPQSRRAATLIMARCAVCHTTDLISQQRLPEERWIATVEKMVHWGAELSKEETALVLQYVTARNHPGASDHLPTIEQELAMTTPPAGPQATNEEPLTGVPTRGAGLYAHNCQACHGEGAVGGVGPKLARNLILKNDGAFWETVLHGRGPMPAWGAVLSHQDIADIHAWLATR; encoded by the coding sequence ATGAGCAGGTCACGACACGGTTCCTTCCTCGTACTGCTCTCTCTGCTGTCTGTCATGCTTGGTCTGGTCGTCATCACCGCAGCGCAGGAGGATGAGCGACCATCGCTTCCCACTCCTCAGTCTCGACGGGCCGCAACCTTGATCATGGCCCGATGCGCCGTCTGCCACACGACCGATCTCATTTCACAGCAACGGCTGCCGGAAGAACGCTGGATTGCCACCGTGGAGAAGATGGTCCATTGGGGCGCCGAACTGTCCAAGGAGGAGACCGCACTGGTCCTCCAGTATGTGACTGCGCGCAATCATCCCGGAGCATCGGATCACTTGCCGACCATCGAGCAAGAGTTGGCGATGACTACGCCGCCGGCTGGGCCGCAGGCGACGAACGAAGAGCCGTTGACCGGCGTTCCCACGCGCGGCGCGGGACTGTATGCACACAACTGTCAGGCCTGCCATGGAGAAGGGGCGGTCGGCGGCGTGGGGCCGAAACTGGCGCGGAACCTGATTCTCAAGAATGACGGGGCGTTTTGGGAAACCGTGCTCCATGGTCGAGGTCCGATGCCGGCCTGGGGGGCGGTGCTGAGCCATCAAGACATCGCGGATATTCACGCGTGGCTGGCCACGCGATAA
- a CDS encoding c-type cytochrome: MAKGKPSRTLWGVLCLALLCGVSDAWAAGHDVMRPRVSADKLAEAQALRSPLPDSPQTIDKGNALYAGKGTCINCHGQEGDGHGPLAAQLNPAPRNFQHHGFWRHRTEGEIFWVIKYGSPGTSMVGFADQLTDEEIWAIIQYTRTFRRHHGMRGRGPMGHGGRRDSRGSDHMDQDEDAPAVPQTPPAPEKE; encoded by the coding sequence ATGGCAAAGGGAAAACCAAGCCGCACGCTGTGGGGGGTGTTGTGTCTCGCGCTGCTCTGTGGCGTATCCGATGCGTGGGCAGCCGGACATGATGTGATGAGGCCGCGTGTTTCGGCCGATAAACTGGCCGAAGCCCAAGCGTTGAGGAGTCCCTTGCCGGATTCGCCCCAGACGATCGACAAGGGCAACGCGCTCTATGCGGGCAAAGGCACCTGCATCAATTGTCATGGTCAGGAGGGTGATGGCCATGGGCCGCTCGCGGCGCAGCTCAATCCGGCGCCCCGGAACTTCCAGCATCATGGCTTCTGGCGCCACCGTACGGAAGGCGAAATCTTCTGGGTGATCAAGTATGGATCGCCCGGCACCAGCATGGTCGGCTTTGCCGACCAACTGACGGATGAAGAGATCTGGGCGATTATTCAATACACACGGACCTTCCGACGTCATCACGGCATGCGAGGGCGCGGCCCGATGGGGCATGGTGGAAGGCGGGACTCCCGAGGCTCCGACCACATGGACCAAGACGAGGATGCGCCTGCCGTGCCGCAAACACCTCCGGCTCCTGAAAAGGAGTGA
- a CDS encoding c-type cytochrome, giving the protein MRNLILSGLFTMAVVGGCVGSQGASQVGHSGGAQAEPEGIDAVFSHPLPDSIPGGQRGEQIRLGYQLVVHTQEFASSYVGNGLTCANCHLDAGLDPNSASFVGLSKVYPEYQARAGRVLTLADRINDCVVRSLNGKAISEDSHKLHAMVAYIEWLSKDVPEGSRMAWRGIPRLAAVKSPNPSSGAKLYTARCAFCHGADGQGTMAAPPLWGDRAFSIGSDMARLPVTASFIKSNMPRTRGWALSDQDAYDVAAYLNARPRPDFAGKGGDWPKGGKPSDVSY; this is encoded by the coding sequence ATGCGGAACCTTATTCTGAGCGGTCTGTTTACCATGGCAGTGGTAGGCGGTTGTGTCGGCTCACAAGGAGCGAGCCAGGTTGGTCATTCAGGCGGTGCGCAGGCAGAGCCGGAAGGAATCGATGCCGTATTCAGCCATCCGTTACCCGATTCCATCCCCGGCGGTCAGCGCGGCGAGCAGATCCGCCTCGGATACCAGCTGGTCGTCCACACTCAAGAATTTGCGTCATCCTATGTAGGGAACGGGCTGACTTGTGCCAATTGTCATTTGGACGCGGGGCTTGATCCCAATTCGGCGTCGTTTGTCGGACTCTCGAAGGTCTATCCGGAATACCAGGCGCGAGCCGGCCGGGTGCTCACCCTGGCCGATCGCATCAACGACTGTGTGGTACGTAGCTTAAACGGCAAAGCGATTTCCGAGGACAGCCACAAGCTTCACGCGATGGTGGCCTACATCGAATGGTTGTCGAAAGACGTTCCGGAAGGAAGCCGCATGGCATGGCGGGGCATTCCGCGTCTCGCCGCGGTGAAGTCGCCGAATCCCTCGAGCGGTGCGAAACTGTATACGGCCCGTTGTGCATTCTGTCATGGCGCGGACGGCCAGGGCACCATGGCGGCGCCGCCCTTGTGGGGCGACCGGGCCTTCAGTATCGGGAGTGACATGGCGCGTCTGCCGGTGACGGCATCCTTCATCAAATCGAATATGCCGCGGACCAGAGGGTGGGCCTTGTCGGATCAGGATGCCTACGATGTCGCCGCCTATCTCAACGCTCGACCTCGCCCGGACTTTGCCGGGAAGGGCGGTGATTGGCCGAAGGGCGGAAAGCCATCGGACGTGTCCTATTAA
- a CDS encoding sulfite oxidase — MTVSRRGWLRSVLQGIGIGALVKGAIPAAEGHQADAIGQGSGPLTVRVTRPFDAETPVREFTSWLTPNERFFVRSHFGPPAAEAVQPETWRLTVKGLVKEGLSLSLKDLHAFESVTVTAVLQCSGNGRANHRPKVPGVQWERGAVGNAQWTGVRLRDVLERAGVKPQGVHVQMQGADRPALPTVPLFTRSIPIAKALHPDTLLAFEMNGRPLPLLHGAPLRVITPGWMAESCMKWLTELTVRADETPGYYMQQAYRMPETSIQPGSGLPGTVMVPVEQMPVKSLIAAPGEGDTVRKGPVTVQGVAWAGEFAVAHVEVSCDDGKTWEQARLLGEGQPYAWRQWQYVWTPRTVGPTALLCRATDARGEQQPATSSWNPGGFLWSGWDRVAVTVAA, encoded by the coding sequence ATGACAGTTTCTCGGCGTGGATGGTTGAGATCGGTGTTGCAGGGAATCGGTATTGGAGCACTCGTCAAGGGCGCGATCCCGGCGGCCGAAGGCCATCAAGCGGACGCGATTGGACAGGGGAGCGGTCCGCTCACGGTGCGGGTCACGCGGCCGTTCGACGCCGAAACCCCGGTGCGCGAGTTCACATCCTGGTTGACCCCCAACGAACGATTCTTCGTGCGCAGTCATTTTGGTCCGCCTGCAGCCGAGGCCGTCCAGCCCGAGACCTGGCGACTGACCGTGAAGGGGTTGGTCAAGGAAGGGCTCAGCCTGTCACTGAAAGATCTTCATGCGTTCGAATCGGTGACAGTGACGGCTGTGCTGCAGTGCAGCGGGAACGGGCGCGCGAACCATCGCCCCAAGGTGCCGGGCGTGCAATGGGAGCGCGGTGCGGTCGGGAACGCGCAGTGGACCGGCGTGAGGTTGCGCGATGTGCTGGAGCGCGCCGGTGTGAAACCCCAGGGCGTCCACGTTCAGATGCAGGGCGCCGATCGTCCCGCTCTTCCTACCGTGCCTCTGTTCACGAGAAGTATTCCCATCGCCAAGGCGCTTCATCCCGATACGCTCCTCGCCTTTGAAATGAATGGTCGTCCGTTGCCGCTCTTGCATGGTGCGCCGCTCCGGGTCATCACTCCAGGTTGGATGGCGGAATCCTGCATGAAATGGTTGACGGAGCTCACGGTACGGGCCGATGAAACACCCGGCTACTATATGCAGCAGGCCTATCGCATGCCGGAGACATCGATCCAGCCGGGATCCGGATTGCCGGGGACCGTGATGGTGCCGGTCGAACAGATGCCGGTGAAGTCGCTGATCGCCGCGCCGGGTGAGGGTGATACGGTGAGGAAAGGACCCGTGACCGTTCAAGGGGTAGCCTGGGCCGGTGAGTTCGCCGTGGCGCACGTCGAAGTATCCTGTGATGACGGAAAGACCTGGGAGCAAGCCCGGTTACTCGGAGAGGGACAACCCTATGCCTGGCGGCAGTGGCAATATGTGTGGACTCCCAGGACGGTCGGCCCCACGGCTCTGCTCTGCCGCGCCACGGATGCACGGGGTGAACAACAGCCGGCAACCAGTTCGTGGAATCCCGGAGGATTTTTGTGGAGTGGATGGGACCGCGTGGCGGTGACGGTGGCGGCATGA
- a CDS encoding DsrE family protein: MATFIISGSRGTDDPTMASLPFMAAKTAKEQGHDVVLWLWNEAVTLGRKGTADHVIGVNLSPLKEVLAAVQAAQVPIWVCGACAVARQINGTDLVAGASIKGMPDYIKAVAERDRNVAF; this comes from the coding sequence GTGGCGACATTTATCATTTCCGGCAGTCGTGGCACAGACGATCCGACCATGGCGAGCTTACCGTTCATGGCGGCGAAGACGGCCAAGGAGCAGGGGCACGATGTGGTGTTGTGGCTGTGGAACGAAGCCGTGACGTTGGGGCGCAAGGGCACGGCCGACCATGTGATCGGCGTGAATCTGAGTCCTTTGAAAGAGGTGTTGGCCGCGGTGCAGGCCGCGCAGGTTCCGATCTGGGTCTGCGGAGCCTGTGCCGTTGCTCGTCAAATCAATGGGACGGATCTCGTCGCCGGTGCATCGATCAAGGGCATGCCGGATTACATCAAGGCCGTAGCCGAACGTGATCGAAACGTGGCGTTCTAG
- a CDS encoding c-type cytochrome translates to MGRRRIVTVGCALVFVMALMSFPRLLLGSEQSHVKDLIQTNCAGCHRLEGKADSRFNLKAPDLIWAGSKYQRAWLLRYLTGKEAPLYPKGYRWDLAEGPMRHPVVGDDEAAAIADYFQQHNKDPRVTVGAFDLAKVSKFDATFGGIAYKAHACLGCHLIEENGALIGGPQSASLAAAGQRYDKDWLFRFGLNPQDFVPHSGEFLADATEPQLRAVIGFLMVQGVKDFKYYEPWTAPEFGLASVDRGKVLYKEYCSQCHGATGKGDGPAASGLNPKPAVHANIPFEKLPTDYLYNVINHGGAAMGKSPNMPYWGLTIGQQGVADVMAYLKATFKGGPDQAQASVGGGASGVCPQPRKTAKAPPEFLSKTNPLPSSDAMIQSGKTLFLQTAQPVACAMCHGEKGNGQGFMGAALIPPPRNFTCGSTMKDLPDGQLFWIIKNGSPGTGMMSFAALPDEQVWQLIAYVRSLAK, encoded by the coding sequence ATGGGGCGACGACGGATAGTGACGGTCGGGTGTGCGCTGGTCTTTGTCATGGCCTTGATGTCTTTCCCGCGCCTGTTGCTGGGCAGCGAGCAAAGCCATGTGAAAGATCTGATTCAAACCAATTGTGCGGGTTGTCATCGACTGGAGGGAAAAGCCGATTCGCGATTCAATCTCAAGGCCCCCGATTTGATTTGGGCTGGGAGTAAGTATCAGCGTGCCTGGCTGCTTCGCTATCTGACGGGAAAAGAGGCCCCTCTGTATCCGAAGGGGTATCGGTGGGACCTTGCCGAAGGACCGATGCGGCATCCTGTGGTCGGTGACGACGAAGCGGCGGCGATTGCCGACTACTTTCAACAACACAACAAGGACCCGCGGGTGACGGTCGGTGCATTCGATCTCGCCAAGGTCAGCAAATTCGATGCGACGTTCGGAGGTATCGCGTATAAGGCGCATGCCTGCCTCGGGTGTCACCTCATCGAGGAGAACGGGGCGCTCATCGGTGGTCCGCAGAGTGCATCCCTGGCGGCGGCAGGGCAGCGGTATGACAAGGACTGGCTGTTCCGGTTCGGACTGAATCCGCAGGACTTTGTGCCGCACAGCGGCGAATTCCTGGCCGATGCGACGGAGCCGCAGCTGCGAGCGGTGATTGGGTTTCTCATGGTGCAGGGTGTGAAGGACTTCAAATATTACGAACCGTGGACGGCGCCTGAGTTCGGTCTGGCCAGCGTGGATCGCGGGAAAGTGCTCTACAAAGAATATTGTTCGCAATGCCACGGGGCGACCGGCAAGGGTGATGGTCCGGCGGCTTCCGGCTTGAATCCGAAGCCGGCCGTGCACGCGAACATTCCCTTCGAGAAATTGCCGACGGATTATCTGTACAACGTCATTAATCATGGCGGCGCCGCGATGGGGAAGTCGCCGAACATGCCGTACTGGGGGCTGACGATCGGGCAGCAGGGCGTGGCGGATGTGATGGCGTATTTGAAGGCCACCTTCAAGGGCGGACCTGATCAGGCTCAGGCGTCGGTGGGAGGCGGGGCCTCTGGGGTCTGTCCACAGCCGAGAAAGACGGCGAAGGCGCCGCCAGAATTTCTGTCGAAGACCAATCCCTTGCCGAGCTCGGATGCCATGATTCAGTCGGGGAAGACACTCTTTCTGCAGACGGCACAGCCGGTGGCCTGCGCCATGTGCCATGGCGAGAAAGGCAACGGCCAGGGCTTCATGGGCGCGGCGTTGATTCCACCGCCTCGCAACTTTACCTGCGGCTCGACGATGAAGGACTTGCCCGATGGGCAACTGTTCTGGATCATCAAAAACGGGTCGCCTGGAACCGGCATGATGTCGTTTGCCGCATTGCCGGATGAGCAGGTGTGGCAGTTGATTGCCTATGTGAGAAGTCTGGCGAAGTGA
- a CDS encoding cytochrome c has product MNWRVVGVGTAALWVITVMIMLTWFIQGHTRPASDGRTEILLAPAERDLVLAEMRDLLKAVHGVVTVLGRPSPNLKDAEGAARAAGMAMAVDVNPAIMLKLPLAFKQMGMSIHKDMDHLADGIAQGETSQQILSRLSSMTARCTTCHDMYRFATK; this is encoded by the coding sequence ATCAATTGGCGTGTCGTCGGGGTGGGGACAGCTGCACTGTGGGTGATCACGGTGATGATCATGCTGACGTGGTTCATCCAGGGGCATACCAGGCCGGCTAGCGATGGGCGTACGGAAATTCTTCTGGCTCCCGCGGAACGGGATCTCGTATTAGCGGAGATGCGCGATCTCTTAAAAGCGGTGCATGGTGTCGTCACGGTGTTGGGAAGACCGAGTCCGAACCTCAAGGATGCGGAAGGGGCAGCTCGCGCGGCAGGCATGGCGATGGCCGTGGACGTCAACCCTGCGATCATGTTGAAGCTTCCCCTCGCATTCAAGCAAATGGGCATGTCCATTCATAAAGATATGGATCATCTGGCCGATGGTATCGCGCAAGGCGAGACGTCGCAGCAGATTCTCAGTCGCTTGTCGAGTATGACGGCACGATGCACCACCTGCCACGATATGTATCGTTTTGCGACGAAATAG
- a CDS encoding c-type cytochrome — MNRRRSLYCGAALILFLTGVGSLQAGDDGDAAKGKLLYANVCIRCHGVEGKGNGVMTFTPPVADLTAPAVQNQLEATLLKTIHEGRKNTAMGAWKFVLTEQDMRDVTAYLRQLGGEAGRSQP, encoded by the coding sequence ATGAACCGACGACGTAGCCTATACTGTGGTGCGGCGCTGATCCTCTTCCTGACGGGGGTAGGCAGTCTGCAGGCAGGTGATGACGGCGATGCCGCGAAGGGGAAGTTGCTCTACGCCAATGTGTGCATCCGGTGCCATGGTGTGGAAGGAAAGGGAAACGGCGTCATGACCTTCACGCCGCCGGTCGCCGACCTCACTGCTCCGGCCGTGCAAAACCAATTGGAGGCGACCTTGCTGAAGACGATTCACGAGGGTCGAAAGAACACGGCGATGGGGGCCTGGAAGTTCGTCCTCACCGAACAAGACATGCGCGATGTGACGGCCTATCTGCGCCAGTTGGGCGGCGAGGCCGGACGGAGTCAGCCCTGA